The DNA sequence GTACAATTCCTCCCGGGTGAAGCGTGAAATCCATCAAATCAATATGATTACGGCTCATGAAATCACCTTCTGTATAGAATAATACCTCATCAGAATCAATATTGGAGTGATTGTAAGGAGCAGGAATAGCCTGTGGATGGTAATCATACATTCTTGCACAGAATGAGCATACTACGAAATTATGTCCTTCAAAATTCTGATGAACCGGTGGCGGCTGGTGAATTCTTCCGGTAATCGGTTCGAAGTTTTTAATATTGAATTTATATGGATAAAAATATCCGTCCCAGCCTACTACATCAAACGGATGTGTTGCATAGATGAAGTCCGTAATCTGGTTTTCTTTTTTAACTTTGATCAGGAATTCTCCTTTTTCATCTACTGGCTCTTTGAAAGTAGGAGCAATCATGTCTCTTTCGCAGAACGGAGAGTGTTCCAAAAGCTGCCCGAATTCATTTCTGTATCTTTTCGGAGTATAAATAGGAGAGTGGCTTTCTAATACAAAAAAGACCGTATCATCAGACTTCAGTTCAACCTGATAAATTGTTCCTCTCGGAATAATAAGATAATCTCCGGTTACGAATTCAAGGTCTCCTACAAAAGTTTTTAATATTCCGGCTCCGTTATGAACGTATAAAAGCTCATCACATTCCGCATTTTTGTAGAAATAATCCATTGATTTTCTTGGCTTGGCTAATCCCATTTTCAGATCATTGTTCATCAAAAGGATTTTTCGGCTGTCCATAAAATCGTCTTCAGGGGTTACATTCATTCCCTTAAACATTCTTGGAGCGACGTTTTTTTCCACAGCTATTTTGGGAGTGACATCTTTCGGCTCACCGATAGATTTGATCTGCGTAGGGCGGTGGATATGATATAACAGAGAAGAAATACCATGGAAGCCTTCTGTACCGAATAGCTGTTCATAGTAAAATTTATCTTCCGGAGACTTAAAGATCGTATGTCTTTTTGGTGGGATATTTCCCGCTAGATGATATCTCATTTTACTTTCGTATGTAGTTTCTCAAATTTAATCATTTTTCATGAATTGGCTTAATCTATATTTTTTCAGTAAAGTTTTGTATTTGAAAAATAATTGTTAGATTTGTCTAACAATTTTAATTTCATGAAGCGAATACTATTTTCTATTACTTTTTTATCATCATACTGTTTTGCACAGGAAACAGACAGCTTAAGTTTGCAGGCCAATAAAAACCTGGATTCTGCCAGAGTTACCAGAAAAGAAATTAAGACAAGTACCATTGAAGATGTAGTGGTTACCGGAACCATAAAACCTATGAGCAGATCCAAAAGTCCCGTGGCAGTAGAGATCTACAGCCAGAAATTTTTCCAGAAAAATCCCACTCAAAGTATTTTTGAAGCTATTGCTATGGTAAATGGAGTAAAACCTCAGCTGAACTGTTCTGTGTGTAATACAGGAGATATCCATATCAATGGATTGGAAGGACCTTACACCATGATTCTGATTGACGGAATGCCTATTGTAAGTTCACTTTCCACAGTATACGGATTGAGTGGAATTCCGAATAGTCTGGTGGATAGGATAGAGGTGGTAAAAGGTCCTGCATCGTCCATCTATGGTTCTGAAGCGATGGGTGGGGTTATTAATATTATCACTAAAAATGCTTTGACAGCTCCTAAATTGAGTGTTGATATGATGACCAGCACATGGAGTGAAAATAATCTGGATCTTTCCACGAAATTTAATGTAGGAAAGAATGCCGCTTCATTATTAAGCTTAAATTATTTCAGCTTTCAGGAAAGAATAGATCAGAATAAAGATAATTTTACAGATGCCACTTTACAGAGCAGAATTTCAGTTTTTAACAAATGGAATTTTAAAAGAAAGGAAAACAGACAGGCGAGTTTTGCAATGAGATACCTGTATGAAGAC is a window from the Chryseobacterium indologenes genome containing:
- a CDS encoding homogentisate 1,2-dioxygenase, which encodes MRYHLAGNIPPKRHTIFKSPEDKFYYEQLFGTEGFHGISSLLYHIHRPTQIKSIGEPKDVTPKIAVEKNVAPRMFKGMNVTPEDDFMDSRKILLMNNDLKMGLAKPRKSMDYFYKNAECDELLYVHNGAGILKTFVGDLEFVTGDYLIIPRGTIYQVELKSDDTVFFVLESHSPIYTPKRYRNEFGQLLEHSPFCERDMIAPTFKEPVDEKGEFLIKVKKENQITDFIYATHPFDVVGWDGYFYPYKFNIKNFEPITGRIHQPPPVHQNFEGHNFVVCSFCARMYDYHPQAIPAPYNHSNIDSDEVLFYTEGDFMSRNHIDLMDFTLHPGGIVHGPHPGAMERSIGKKFTEEYAVMVDPFRPLKITEEALKVEDPSYKTSWLE